The DNA window ATATCCCAAAGGAGCCATTTGAGGCCATAAGCCATTTTTCAATTTTTGCCTATGTCCTCGCTTGATATTCTCCGAAAGATTATCAATATAATATTTTGACTGTCCGAAAGCGATTGATAACATAAATTTTCCTTGCGGAGTTGGATCAAACCAGAAAGTCGGGAATTTTAGCTCTTGAATTACTCCAGTATCCACCAAGTAAATAATTTGTCCGCCATCAACGCTATTTCTTGCCAATCTATCAGGGTGCCAAGCTAAAATTCCCACAGCTTCGCCCGCTTCAAGCTTTTTCAACATTTCGGCAAACAAAGGGCGACCAGGTTTTTTAGCGGTTTGTTTTTCCACAATAGTATCAACAATTTCCAAATTTTCTTTTTTTGCTAATTCTTGTAATTCAGAAATCTGGTCGCCAATACTCCGCACTTGCCGATCTTCTGAATCAGTAGACTTGCGGGCGTAGATGAAAAACTTTCTGGTTTGTTCCTTTGTGTTATTTGAGTTTGTCATAAGTCAAAATATTATTAAAAATTATCGCTTCCAAGTTTCGCCTCTGGCGAAACAAAAAAAGATTGGTTGCAAAACTTTGTTTTGCTTTGGGCAACGCCCAAACGAACTTCCAAATCCAAAACCAAAACATTTCTTTTTTGCCACGCTCCGCGTGGCAAATCGTTGCAAAATCAGCCCTTTCAGCCTCGCCCGCAGGCGAGGCGACCGCACCGCAGGTGCGTAAAACTTCCCAAAACGCTGAAATTGTAAATTGGCGGAGAGGGCGGGATTCGAACCCGCGATACCTTGCGATATACAGTCTTTCCAGGACTGCGCACTAGACCAACTATGCGACCTCTCCATGTAAAGTAATTAATCTCTTTTTAAGAAATGCTCTCCCAGATCCAGATTTGAGATACTTCTCAAAATTAAGTGCTAAAGTTTGGCTTTTAAATGCAACATAGACCAACACTGTCCAAGGTCTGTATTTTGATGTATGTGTAATATCTCCTTTGTTATGCTTTACAAGCCTATTTTTTAAATCCTTTGTGTATCCAGTATAAAGCTCATCTATCTTTGTTTGGCTTTGTAATACATAAACATAGAACATATTAAATTAGATTTCCTTGTCCTCTTTCGCTCCGATCTTTATCGGAGCTTTAGCGGACAGCCTTCGCATACGACACTAATCCGAAACTGGCAATCCCAAAGTTATTTGGGTTTACCAGCCGTAGCTTTAGCGAAGGCTGGTGGGCGCGGAGGGATTCGAACCCCCGACATGCCGCGTATAAGACGGCCGCTCTGACCAACTGAGCTACACGCCCCCAAATTTCTAGAATTTTATCATTTTAAGGCTTACTTAGTAATCCTTTAGCTTTTCTTAAAATACAATCCCCAAGTAGCGGAAAGAATTGCAAGCAATGTCCATTGTGTAGATGCCAAATAAATATCCTGCCAAACCGCCCCAATTATGGCAAAAATAGTAAAAGCTATCGAAAGAACCAAAAAGGACAAAGGGTACGAATCTAAATTTTTACTAGTCATTTTTTCTATCACCACCTTTCAAGTACTATGATATCATTTAAAGATATGGGAAAATGCGTATTTTGCAAAATAGTGTCCGAGGAAATAAAAGCCTGGAAAGTGTTCGAAAACGACCATGCTCTTGCATTTTTAGATATTCACCCGGCAAGTAAATATCACACTTTAGTTATCCCAAAAAAGCACTACGAAAACATCTTTGACATTCCAGACATGGAATTAAAGGAAGTTATTGGGATTGTTAAGAAACTAACAACACTGTACAAAACCAAATTAGGAATAGAGAATGTCCAGATAATCAACAGTTCTGGATCCGAGGCGCAACAGGATGTGTTCCATTTTCATTTTCACATTGTTCCAAGAAAGAGCGGTGATGGTCAAGATATAGTTTGGAAAACACACCCCGAATGGACTGCAACTTTTGACCGCTTAATCTCGGATCTCAAATAATACTAACTCTATGTTCTGCAAAAATTCTTTGATAATATTACCTTATGACCACTGTTTATTTAATCCGACACGCCAATGCCTACGATATTATGGGATTCCAAGAGCCCGATACCCCTCTTAGAGGACAAGGTCCCGCGCAGGCTAAGATTCTAGCACAAAGGTTAAAATTACTCCCCATTGA is part of the Patescibacteria group bacterium genome and encodes:
- a CDS encoding GIY-YIG nuclease family protein, coding for MFYVYVLQSQTKIDELYTGYTKDLKNRLVKHNKGDITHTSKYRPWTVLVYVAFKSQTLALNFEKYLKSGSGRAFLKKRLITLHGEVA
- a CDS encoding recombinase family protein, which encodes MTNSNNTKEQTRKFFIYARKSTDSEDRQVRSIGDQISELQELAKKENLEIVDTIVEKQTAKKPGRPLFAEMLKKLEAGEAVGILAWHPDRLARNSVDGGQIIYLVDTGVIQELKFPTFWFDPTPQGKFMLSIAFGQSKYYIDNLSENIKRGHRQKLKNGLWPQMAPLGY
- a CDS encoding HIT family protein, with the protein product MGKCVFCKIVSEEIKAWKVFENDHALAFLDIHPASKYHTLVIPKKHYENIFDIPDMELKEVIGIVKKLTTLYKTKLGIENVQIINSSGSEAQQDVFHFHFHIVPRKSGDGQDIVWKTHPEWTATFDRLISDLK